A stretch of the Candidatus Bathyarchaeum sp. genome encodes the following:
- a CDS encoding polyprenyl synthetase family protein, translating into MKEATKTISIEGIESKPVVDALLSFKSGWSDLTRPALLSLACEAVGGNPKITDPVAIATSHISGAIEIIDDVIDESTVKHNHQTIVGKFGSNVTLLISTALLFTGFTELYKLQEKNVSPKMFERIVKIIKKGFFELGDATSLELSFRGRTDVTPEEYLYMVKKKAADVEMHTHIGAILGGGSEQETRILREYGRSLGMLMILRDDMEDMLDFGGELLHRVEKEALPLPLIYSLNKLEGKKDIIQILERKKRDQKDMEKIVDITYRTGGLEAFGEKMREIAERAASRVDQVKCKQELEVLIAATIPPI; encoded by the coding sequence TTGAAAGAGGCTACAAAGACCATTTCAATTGAAGGGATAGAATCCAAACCGGTCGTTGATGCTTTGTTGAGTTTCAAATCAGGTTGGAGCGATCTCACCAGACCTGCTCTGTTATCTTTGGCATGTGAAGCTGTTGGTGGAAATCCGAAGATAACTGATCCCGTTGCCATAGCCACATCGCACATATCGGGAGCTATTGAAATAATTGATGATGTCATTGACGAGTCCACAGTGAAGCACAATCATCAAACAATAGTGGGAAAGTTTGGAAGTAATGTCACGTTGCTCATTTCAACAGCGCTCCTATTCACAGGATTCACTGAATTGTATAAACTTCAAGAAAAGAATGTTTCGCCAAAGATGTTTGAGCGCATTGTCAAAATCATTAAGAAGGGTTTCTTTGAGCTTGGAGATGCAACAAGTTTAGAACTCAGTTTTAGAGGGAGAACAGATGTTACTCCAGAAGAGTACTTGTACATGGTAAAGAAGAAAGCTGCAGATGTAGAGATGCATACACACATAGGTGCAATATTAGGAGGCGGTTCAGAACAAGAAACAAGAATACTACGTGAATATGGACGATCCCTCGGTATGCTCATGATTCTAAGAGATGACATGGAAGACATGTTAGACTTTGGGGGTGAATTACTACACAGAGTAGAAAAAGAGGCCCTGCCGTTACCTTTGATTTATTCTTTAAACAAACTAGAAGGAAAAAAAGATATCATTCAAATTTTGGAGAGAAAAAAAAGGGATCAAAAGGATATGGAAAAAATTGTGGATATTACATATCGAACAGGAGGACTAGAAGCTTTCGGAGAAAAGATGAGAGAGATTGCAGAAAGAGCCGCAAGCAGAGTGGACCAGGTTAAATGTAAACAGGAGCTTGAAGTTCTCATTGCAGCCACAATTCCACCGATATAA